From Gemmobacter sp., the proteins below share one genomic window:
- a CDS encoding FAD-binding oxidoreductase: MSDSAVFVQELQAIVGARNVLTGAEDLAPFLGDWRGYQSGRAAAVVLPGSTDEVAQVMRLAARHGRSVVPQGGNTGLCQGAVPSDDGRGIVLGLRRMATIRDIDKPSGIMVAEAGTILSTAHAAAEAVGRRIPLHLGSEGSAQLGGLVSTNAGGTGALRYGPMRELVCGIEVVLPDGRVFSDLRALRKDNTGYDLRNLFVGAEGTLGIVTAVALRMQPVLRSAGHAWIALPDLAAAVPLLTALQDRFDTSVQAAELLSGNEVDLVLRHIPRSRQPFDVRPDWSLLVELGSTDATADLRAALEDWLGERFEDGTVADAFVPQSEAQAADIWHVRHSVSEANKLHGHSLSHDVAVRPALVPQMIERCAAAVRAVHPAANILIVSHIGDGNVHFIVHFAHDEWAAIADPAGTTTQVMALVHDQVATLGGTFSAEHGIGRKLVAELHHRTDPVRLDLMRALRDLLDPGHRMNPGAVLGN, encoded by the coding sequence ATGTCCGATTCCGCCGTCTTCGTGCAAGAGTTGCAGGCCATCGTCGGGGCGCGGAACGTCCTGACCGGGGCCGAGGATCTGGCGCCGTTCCTGGGCGACTGGCGCGGCTACCAAAGTGGGCGGGCGGCGGCGGTGGTGCTGCCCGGATCCACCGACGAGGTGGCACAGGTGATGCGCCTGGCGGCCCGGCATGGCCGGTCGGTGGTGCCGCAGGGCGGCAACACCGGCCTGTGCCAGGGTGCCGTGCCATCGGACGACGGGCGGGGCATCGTGCTGGGCCTGCGCCGGATGGCGACGATCCGCGACATCGACAAGCCGTCGGGCATCATGGTGGCCGAGGCAGGCACCATCCTGTCCACCGCCCATGCGGCGGCCGAGGCGGTGGGCCGGCGCATTCCGCTGCATCTGGGCAGCGAGGGCAGCGCACAGCTGGGCGGGCTGGTATCCACCAATGCGGGCGGCACCGGCGCGCTGCGCTATGGCCCCATGCGCGAACTGGTCTGCGGGATCGAGGTGGTCTTGCCCGATGGCCGCGTGTTCAGCGACCTGCGCGCCCTGCGCAAGGACAACACCGGCTACGACCTGCGCAACCTGTTCGTGGGCGCCGAAGGCACGCTGGGCATCGTTACCGCCGTGGCGCTGCGGATGCAGCCCGTGCTGCGCAGCGCCGGTCATGCCTGGATCGCCCTGCCCGACCTTGCCGCGGCGGTGCCGCTGCTGACCGCCTTGCAGGACCGCTTCGATACCTCGGTCCAGGCCGCCGAACTGCTGTCGGGGAACGAGGTCGACCTGGTGCTGCGCCATATTCCCCGGTCGCGCCAGCCGTTCGATGTGCGGCCCGACTGGTCGCTGCTGGTGGAACTGGGCAGCACCGATGCCACCGCCGACCTGCGCGCCGCGCTGGAGGACTGGTTGGGCGAACGGTTCGAGGATGGCACCGTCGCCGATGCCTTTGTCCCCCAGTCCGAGGCGCAGGCCGCCGACATCTGGCATGTCCGCCATTCGGTGTCCGAGGCGAACAAGCTGCATGGCCACAGCCTGTCGCATGACGTGGCGGTGCGCCCGGCGCTGGTGCCGCAGATGATCGAGCGGTGCGCAGCGGCGGTGCGGGCGGTTCATCCGGCGGCGAATATCCTGATCGTGTCGCATATCGGCGATGGAAACGTGCATTTCATCGTGCATTTCGCGCATGACGAATGGGCGGCCATTGCCGACCCTGCCGGGACCACCACGCAGGTGATGGCGCTGGTGCATGATCAGGTTGCCACACTGGGCGGCACGTTTTCGGCCGAACACGGCATAGGGCGCAAGCTGGTGGCGGAACTGCATCACCGCACCGATCCCGTGCGGCTGGATCTGATGCGCGCGCTGCGCGATCTGCTGGATCCGGGCCACCGCATGAACCCCGGCGCCGTGCTGGGGAACTGA
- a CDS encoding hydantoinase/oxoprolinase family protein: protein MSKAQCRIGIDVGGTFTDFVLVNAATGATTFFKEPSVPADPSASVQRGISKVIAKAGVTNDDVELVIHGTTIGLNAIIQRRGARIALVVPRGFRDILEIARSRMPNSYDMNADKEQVLVPRDLVFEVGAAISAQGEVLARPDAAELDALAADLKASGVAAVAVTLLHAYLYPETEREIVAGLADRLPDVLVSAAAEIWPETREYERTLVALLNSYVHPLMTSYFTLLQQRLAGLGLTAPVYITSSNGGTLSIDTARDRPIDTVLSGPASGVVAAQVIAAQSGLDRIITFDMGGTSSDIAVTRNGDPEYTTRTHVGDFPLVLPVVNVAAIGAGGGSIIWVDEHGVLKVGPGSAGADPGPVCYGRGGTSPCVTDCYVAIGLIDPDRFLEGRMKLDRAAALAALAAVGARIGITGPDAGVRTAEAALQVATAVMGTELRKSLAQRGEDPRSFALMPFGGAGPTHANMLAAEVGLTSMIVPGAPGTFCAMGATLADIKRDYLRSLRHRATDPAATADLLARTLGELMATGRTWIAGEGSNLGDPVFAVTADLHYEGEAFDINVPAPADGSRIDVAALCEAFHQQHERQYGFRDPDSPIEIVTLRLRVTANLPRVPTSTTVGTVVAVPVEQRQVWHDGGYVPAAVYNRRLLAAGQKVAGPAVLEQEDTTTWLLPGWTVEVEPNGTLIARAA, encoded by the coding sequence ATGAGCAAAGCACAGTGCCGCATCGGCATCGACGTCGGGGGAACATTCACCGATTTCGTGCTGGTCAACGCCGCCACGGGCGCCACCACCTTTTTCAAGGAACCCAGCGTTCCCGCCGATCCCTCGGCCTCGGTCCAGCGCGGGATCTCCAAGGTGATTGCCAAGGCCGGCGTCACCAATGACGATGTCGAACTGGTCATCCATGGCACCACCATCGGGCTGAACGCCATCATCCAGCGCCGCGGCGCGCGCATTGCGCTGGTGGTGCCCCGGGGGTTCCGCGACATTCTGGAAATCGCCCGCTCGCGGATGCCGAATTCCTATGACATGAACGCCGACAAGGAACAGGTGCTGGTCCCGCGCGATCTGGTGTTCGAGGTGGGCGCCGCGATCAGTGCCCAGGGCGAGGTTCTGGCCCGCCCCGATGCGGCCGAACTGGACGCGCTGGCGGCCGATCTGAAGGCCAGCGGCGTGGCCGCCGTGGCCGTGACGCTGCTGCACGCCTATCTTTACCCGGAAACGGAACGCGAGATCGTGGCCGGCCTTGCCGACCGCCTGCCCGACGTTCTGGTCAGCGCGGCGGCCGAGATCTGGCCCGAGACGCGGGAATACGAACGCACGCTGGTGGCGCTGCTGAATTCCTATGTCCACCCGCTGATGACCAGCTACTTCACCCTGCTGCAACAGCGGCTGGCGGGGCTGGGCCTGACGGCGCCGGTCTACATCACCTCGTCCAACGGGGGCACGCTGTCGATCGACACCGCGCGCGACCGGCCCATCGACACGGTGCTGTCGGGTCCGGCATCCGGCGTGGTGGCGGCGCAGGTGATCGCGGCGCAGTCCGGGCTGGACCGGATCATCACCTTTGACATGGGCGGCACCTCGTCCGACATCGCGGTCACCCGCAACGGCGACCCGGAATATACCACGCGCACCCATGTGGGGGATTTCCCGCTGGTGCTGCCGGTGGTCAATGTCGCGGCCATCGGGGCAGGGGGTGGGTCGATCATCTGGGTGGATGAACATGGCGTGCTGAAGGTGGGTCCGGGCAGCGCCGGGGCCGATCCCGGCCCGGTCTGCTATGGACGGGGGGGCACCTCGCCCTGCGTGACCGATTGTTATGTGGCCATCGGCCTGATCGATCCCGACCGCTTTCTTGAAGGCCGCATGAAGCTGGACCGCGCCGCCGCGCTGGCGGCCCTGGCGGCCGTGGGCGCGCGCATCGGCATCACCGGCCCCGATGCCGGCGTGCGCACCGCCGAAGCGGCGTTGCAGGTGGCCACGGCCGTGATGGGAACTGAACTGCGCAAGTCGCTGGCCCAGCGGGGCGAGGATCCGCGCAGCTTTGCGCTGATGCCGTTTGGCGGTGCCGGGCCGACCCATGCCAACATGCTGGCGGCCGAGGTTGGCCTGACATCCATGATCGTGCCGGGCGCGCCAGGCACCTTCTGCGCCATGGGTGCCACGCTGGCCGACATCAAGCGCGACTATCTGCGCTCGCTCCGCCACCGGGCGACCGATCCGGCAGCCACCGCCGATCTGCTGGCCCGCACGCTGGGCGAGCTGATGGCAACCGGCCGCACCTGGATTGCCGGAGAGGGCAGCAACCTGGGCGATCCGGTGTTCGCCGTCACCGCCGACCTGCACTATGAGGGCGAAGCGTTCGACATCAACGTGCCCGCCCCGGCCGATGGCAGCCGGATCGACGTGGCCGCGCTGTGCGAGGCGTTCCACCAGCAGCACGAACGCCAGTATGGCTTCCGCGACCCCGACAGCCCGATCGAGATCGTGACCCTGCGCCTGCGCGTGACGGCGAACCTGCCCCGCGTGCCCACCTCGACCACGGTCGGCACGGTGGTGGCGGTGCCGGTGGAACAGCGACAGGTCTGGCACGATGGCGGCTATGTGCCGGCCGCGGTCTATAACCGCCGCCTGCTGGCCGCCGGGCAAAAGGTGGCCGGTCCTGCGGTGCTGGAGCAGGAAGACACCACCACCTGGCTGCTGCCCGGCTGGACGGTCGAGGTCGAGCCCAACGGCACGCTGATCGCCCGCGCGGCCTGA
- a CDS encoding extracellular solute-binding protein, which translates to MTFNMLARGLAGTGLALIMTSVPALAADVTVTAFGGSWEQAFRKCYAEPHTARTGQSVEVIIGGPPQWVSQIAANPARPPIDVLVNLMDTANVAIKDGLVEPLDPAKVPNLAKVPARFTEPLNGYGTVINYGAAGLAYNADTVKEPPKTWKEFFQGAIDGDYVAALPGINLSSTTPTALLWNIADLYGANLDDEEALFAELKKLKDSGNVVFFNDINQFLTLIQSGEADIGPYWDGRAWAAHDGTIPNMNFYYPEEGGVISPSVIQKVKNGSENGWAFIETLLMAENQKCFAHGINYAVVNQDVVYDGKLAERVPDIDSIRWPDFAGVAARMPKWIDRWNREIGQ; encoded by the coding sequence ATGACGTTCAACATGCTTGCAAGGGGTCTGGCCGGCACCGGCCTTGCCCTGATCATGACCTCGGTTCCGGCGCTGGCCGCCGATGTCACCGTGACCGCGTTCGGCGGCAGCTGGGAACAGGCGTTCCGCAAATGCTATGCCGAACCCCACACCGCCCGCACCGGCCAAAGCGTCGAGGTGATCATCGGTGGCCCGCCGCAGTGGGTCAGCCAGATCGCGGCCAACCCGGCGCGTCCGCCCATCGACGTGCTGGTGAACCTGATGGACACCGCCAACGTCGCCATCAAGGACGGCCTGGTCGAGCCGCTGGACCCCGCCAAGGTGCCGAACCTGGCCAAGGTGCCCGCGCGCTTCACCGAACCGCTGAACGGCTATGGCACGGTCATCAACTATGGTGCCGCCGGTCTGGCCTATAACGCCGATACCGTGAAGGAACCGCCGAAGACCTGGAAAGAGTTCTTCCAGGGCGCCATCGACGGCGATTACGTGGCCGCGCTGCCGGGCATCAACCTGTCCAGCACCACGCCCACCGCGCTGCTGTGGAACATCGCCGACCTGTATGGCGCCAATCTGGACGACGAAGAGGCGCTGTTCGCCGAGCTGAAAAAGCTGAAGGACAGCGGGAACGTCGTGTTCTTCAACGATATCAACCAGTTCCTGACGCTGATCCAGTCGGGCGAGGCGGACATCGGCCCCTATTGGGATGGCCGCGCCTGGGCCGCGCATGATGGCACGATCCCGAACATGAACTTCTACTACCCCGAGGAAGGCGGCGTGATCAGCCCCTCGGTCATCCAGAAGGTCAAGAACGGGTCGGAAAACGGCTGGGCGTTCATCGAAACGCTGCTGATGGCGGAAAACCAGAAGTGCTTTGCCCACGGCATCAACTATGCCGTCGTCAACCAGGATGTCGTCTACGACGGCAAGCTGGCCGAGCGCGTGCCTGATATCGACAGCATCCGCTGGCCCGACTTTGCCGGCGTCGCCGCCCGCATGCCCAAGTGGATCGACCGCTGGAACCGTGAAATCGGCCAGTAA
- a CDS encoding ABC transporter permease, whose product MSSPAARTPAARIAQGVLTLFVVAFFIFLLAPIVVVVLFSFVDAAFVRLPIESFSLRWYVRMVEYRPFLTSLGFSLFLAVASGLIALVLSLPAALVLARSRSRFAEVVVTLLLAPLSMPMILLGVALLYYLSWMGLGVSVTALLIGHVVVAIPYITRTIIAVYQGTSPSYEESARILGATRWQVFRHVTLPLVRPGIISGLLFSMLVSLDNLPISLFFAGANTNTLPVVMLAYQQNQFDPAIGAISTVQLVVAIVALLLIQRATGLKHLVNQSVR is encoded by the coding sequence ATGAGCAGCCCTGCCGCCCGCACACCCGCCGCGCGCATCGCGCAAGGGGTGCTGACCCTGTTCGTGGTCGCCTTCTTCATCTTCCTGCTGGCGCCCATCGTGGTGGTGGTGCTGTTCTCCTTTGTCGATGCCGCCTTCGTGCGCCTGCCGATCGAGAGCTTTTCGCTGCGCTGGTATGTGCGGATGGTCGAATACCGGCCGTTCCTGACCTCGCTGGGGTTCAGCCTGTTCCTGGCGGTTGCCTCGGGGCTGATCGCGCTGGTGCTGTCCTTGCCGGCCGCGCTGGTGCTGGCCCGGTCGCGCAGCCGGTTTGCCGAGGTGGTCGTCACGCTGCTGCTGGCGCCGCTGTCCATGCCGATGATCCTGCTGGGCGTCGCGTTGCTGTATTACCTGTCGTGGATGGGCCTGGGCGTTTCGGTGACCGCGCTGCTGATCGGGCATGTGGTGGTGGCGATCCCCTATATCACCCGCACGATCATCGCCGTCTATCAGGGCACCAGCCCCAGCTACGAGGAAAGCGCCCGCATCCTGGGCGCCACCCGGTGGCAGGTGTTCCGGCATGTCACCCTGCCGCTGGTGCGGCCGGGCATCATCAGCGGGCTGCTGTTTTCCATGCTGGTGTCGCTCGACAACCTGCCGATCTCGCTGTTCTTTGCCGGGGCCAACACCAACACGCTGCCCGTCGTGATGCTGGCCTATCAGCAAAACCAGTTCGACCCCGCCATCGGTGCGATCAGCACCGTGCAGCTGGTCGTCGCCATCGTCGCGCTGCTGCTGATCCAGCGGGCGACGGGACTGAAGCATCTGGTCAACCAGAGCGTCCGCTAA
- a CDS encoding ABC transporter permease has protein sequence MTGAAGGKVAGQPQSRLALPKGLAGLLPAVLFLFLFFIAPLVDNTINSLQTADGWSVANYIRLVTDGYFLSVIFRTLWVSLLATLICIAIGYPVAYHLVRSSGRMATVLIFLLVAPLMTSILMRTYGWQVLLARGGMINTILLDLGLIDRPMRIIQSPVSVMIGIVHILVPYMVISIAAVLQGVDRRLEEAAGILGAGPVRTFLHVTLPLSMPGIVTGSIIVFMMANGSFLTMLLLGNNTVVTLPVLIYQQFTLVGDAKFSAAMGNILLVLALVCLFLQLRLVRPKGGAR, from the coding sequence ATGACGGGCGCGGCGGGTGGCAAGGTGGCCGGCCAGCCGCAATCGCGACTGGCGCTGCCCAAGGGGCTGGCGGGCCTGCTGCCCGCCGTGCTGTTCCTGTTCCTGTTCTTCATCGCGCCGTTGGTGGACAACACGATCAACAGCCTTCAGACCGCCGATGGCTGGTCGGTGGCGAACTATATCCGGCTGGTGACCGACGGATATTTCCTCAGCGTGATCTTCCGCACGCTGTGGGTCAGCCTGCTGGCAACGCTGATCTGCATCGCCATCGGCTATCCGGTGGCCTATCATCTGGTCCGCTCCTCGGGGCGAATGGCGACGGTGCTGATCTTTCTGCTGGTCGCGCCGCTGATGACATCCATCCTGATGCGCACCTATGGCTGGCAGGTGCTGCTGGCCCGCGGCGGCATGATCAACACCATCCTGCTGGATCTGGGCCTGATCGACCGCCCCATGCGCATCATCCAAAGCCCGGTTTCGGTGATGATCGGCATCGTCCACATTCTGGTGCCCTATATGGTCATCTCCATCGCCGCCGTGCTGCAAGGCGTCGACCGGCGGCTGGAGGAAGCGGCGGGCATCCTGGGCGCGGGGCCGGTGCGCACATTCCTGCACGTCACCCTGCCGCTGAGCATGCCGGGGATCGTCACCGGGTCGATCATCGTGTTCATGATGGCGAACGGCAGCTTCCTGACCATGCTGCTGCTGGGCAACAACACCGTCGTCACCCTGCCGGTGCTGATCTATCAGCAGTTCACGCTGGTGGGAGATGCGAAATTCTCGGCCGCGATGGGCAATATCCTGCTGGTGCTGGCGCTGGTCTGCCTGTTCCTGCAACTGCGGCTGGTTCGCCCGAAAGGCGGTGCGCGATGA
- a CDS encoding hydantoinase B/oxoprolinase family protein produces MTIDPITLEILNNKVSAAAEEMSYTLQRTGRTLFVKETADFATGLADLSGKFFGYPRAIGVSNYMDLDCSPAIAAFDDLAPGDVIMTNHPFETEGLATHLPDLHMIQPYFHEGRIVAYGWCFIHCSDVGGRVPSSISPANTEIHQEGLLIPPVRIMVGGKENRDFLRIFRANSRTPNDNAGDVKAMLASLATGEARVADLIAQHGVENFLEAQEALQDYAAAKARAVLRRIPDGSYEFIDYLDDDFNSTVPVRLKVRMTVTDGLVHLDYAGTDGQVASAYNIPTGGKRHPWLTLRLVAFILTYDPSVPINAGLYRNFTVATEPGTVVNPVYPAAVGVRHATATRVNDVLNGALAQAVPELMKAPSGGVTVPVVFTEPDPASGGRKVLVLEPLVGGSGARLGADGVDGRDSGIANLANNPIESVESSASVRVKSWALRKGSGGAGKWRGGLGLTLSFEVQTDGCQVLGRGTERFRFAPWGMAGGREGALFRVTLLKADGTLVDVGKLDVLDVNRGDLVTIQTPGGGGYGDPFDRAPAEVADDLSRGFITEADARAVYGVALAADGTVDATATAALRAAPRAPAPAFAFGAERTAWEGLFTDAAVTEMNALLARLPMGARQKRRAAIYAAVLDGVPRAGTTPMADQIAAAGNAPERLAAELARLRQDAGVAA; encoded by the coding sequence ATGACCATCGACCCGATCACCCTCGAAATCCTCAACAACAAGGTCAGCGCGGCCGCCGAGGAGATGAGCTATACCCTCCAGCGCACCGGGCGCACGCTGTTCGTCAAGGAAACCGCCGATTTCGCCACCGGGCTGGCCGACCTGTCGGGCAAGTTCTTCGGCTATCCGCGCGCCATCGGCGTGTCGAACTACATGGATCTGGACTGCTCGCCCGCCATCGCCGCCTTTGACGATCTGGCGCCCGGCGACGTGATCATGACGAACCACCCCTTTGAGACCGAAGGGCTGGCCACGCACCTGCCCGACCTGCACATGATCCAGCCCTATTTCCACGAAGGCCGGATCGTCGCCTATGGCTGGTGCTTCATCCATTGTTCCGACGTCGGCGGCCGGGTGCCGTCGTCGATCTCGCCGGCGAATACCGAGATCCATCAGGAAGGGCTGCTGATCCCGCCGGTGCGCATCATGGTGGGCGGCAAGGAAAACCGCGACTTCCTGCGCATCTTCCGTGCCAATTCGCGCACCCCGAACGACAATGCCGGCGATGTCAAGGCGATGCTCGCTTCGCTGGCGACGGGCGAGGCGCGGGTGGCCGACCTGATCGCCCAGCACGGGGTCGAGAATTTCCTGGAGGCGCAGGAGGCGTTGCAGGATTATGCTGCCGCCAAGGCCCGCGCGGTGCTGCGCCGGATCCCGGATGGCAGCTACGAATTCATCGACTATCTGGACGATGACTTCAATTCCACCGTGCCGGTGCGGCTGAAGGTGCGGATGACCGTCACCGACGGTCTGGTGCATCTGGATTATGCCGGGACCGATGGTCAGGTCGCCTCGGCCTACAACATCCCGACGGGGGGCAAGCGCCACCCCTGGTTGACGCTGCGGCTGGTGGCGTTCATCCTGACCTATGATCCCTCGGTGCCGATCAACGCGGGGCTGTATCGCAACTTCACCGTGGCGACCGAACCGGGCACGGTGGTGAACCCGGTCTATCCGGCGGCGGTGGGCGTGCGCCATGCCACGGCCACCCGGGTGAACGACGTGCTGAACGGCGCGCTGGCGCAGGCCGTGCCCGAGCTGATGAAGGCGCCCAGCGGCGGCGTGACGGTGCCGGTGGTGTTCACCGAACCCGACCCGGCCAGCGGCGGGCGCAAGGTGCTGGTGCTGGAACCGCTGGTCGGTGGATCGGGCGCGCGGCTGGGCGCCGACGGGGTGGACGGGCGCGACAGCGGCATTGCCAACCTGGCGAACAACCCGATCGAAAGCGTCGAAAGCAGCGCCAGCGTGCGGGTGAAATCCTGGGCCCTGCGCAAGGGGTCGGGCGGCGCGGGCAAATGGCGCGGCGGCCTTGGCCTGACCCTGTCGTTCGAGGTGCAGACAGATGGTTGCCAGGTGCTGGGCCGCGGCACCGAACGCTTCCGCTTTGCCCCCTGGGGCATGGCCGGCGGGCGCGAAGGCGCGCTGTTCCGGGTGACCCTGCTGAAGGCCGACGGCACGCTGGTGGATGTGGGCAAGCTGGACGTGCTGGATGTGAACCGGGGCGATCTGGTCACCATCCAGACCCCGGGTGGCGGCGGCTATGGCGACCCGTTCGACCGCGCGCCCGCCGAAGTGGCCGACGACCTGAGCCGCGGGTTCATCACCGAAGCCGATGCGCGTGCAGTCTATGGCGTTGCGCTGGCCGCTGATGGCACGGTGGACGCGACCGCAACCGCCGCGCTGCGGGCTGCCCCCCGTGCGCCTGCCCCGGCCTTTGCCTTTGGCGCCGAGCGCACGGCGTGGGAGGGGCTGTTCACCGATGCCGCCGTGACCGAGATGAACGCCCTGCTGGCCCGCCTGCCGATGGGGGCCCGCCAGAAACGCCGCGCCGCGATCTATGCCGCCGTTCTGGATGGCGTGCCGCGCGCCGGCACCACGCCGATGGCCGACCAGATCGCCGCCGCCGGCAATGCGCCCGAACGGCTGGCCGCCGAACTGGCCCGCCTGCGCCAGGATGCCGGGGTCGCCGCATGA
- a CDS encoding ABC transporter ATP-binding protein, with protein MTSSPVSVELDAVGRDFGSFTALHDIDLQIAAGEFAALLGPSGCGKTTTLRLIAGFDSPSRGRIRIGGRDVTDLPPNRRKLGMVFQNYALFPHMTVAENIGFGLKMAGMGRSDIEARVRRMLDMIHLGQHGDRMPAQLSGGQQQRVAIARSLVTEPAVLLLDEPMGALDKNLRHTMQTELRQMQRDFHITTILVTHDQDEALTMSDKVVVMEGGHIRQVGSPEDVYDRPSSGFVANFLGISNNLPAVVTGSAGDGMAVVDLRLPGLAPLPTRARSLGLSGPATLSIRPERIALADSAPGAAPGTVVLPGTVTGHVFRGSYHDYTVSPGPQAPAISVYEQARGEETTPRWPVGHPVWASWSAGAQNIFAIDS; from the coding sequence ATGACGTCATCTCCGGTGTCGGTCGAACTGGATGCGGTGGGCCGCGACTTCGGGTCGTTCACTGCGCTGCACGACATTGATCTGCAAATCGCGGCCGGCGAATTCGCTGCGCTGCTGGGCCCGTCGGGCTGCGGCAAGACCACGACCCTGCGCCTGATCGCGGGGTTCGACAGCCCGTCGCGCGGACGGATCCGCATTGGTGGCCGCGACGTGACGGATCTGCCGCCGAACCGGCGCAAGCTGGGGATGGTGTTCCAGAACTACGCGCTGTTCCCGCATATGACGGTGGCGGAAAACATCGGCTTCGGCCTGAAGATGGCCGGCATGGGCCGGTCCGACATCGAGGCGCGGGTGCGCCGGATGCTGGACATGATCCACCTTGGCCAGCACGGCGACCGGATGCCGGCGCAGCTGTCGGGCGGCCAGCAACAGCGGGTGGCCATTGCCCGGTCGCTGGTGACGGAACCGGCGGTCCTGCTGCTGGATGAACCGATGGGCGCGCTGGACAAGAACCTGCGCCACACCATGCAGACCGAACTGCGCCAGATGCAGCGGGATTTCCACATCACCACCATTCTGGTGACCCACGATCAGGACGAAGCCCTGACCATGAGCGACAAGGTGGTCGTGATGGAAGGCGGCCATATCCGGCAGGTCGGATCGCCGGAAGATGTGTATGACCGGCCATCCAGCGGGTTCGTGGCGAATTTTCTGGGTATTTCCAACAACCTGCCCGCCGTGGTCACCGGCAGCGCCGGCGATGGCATGGCGGTGGTGGACCTGCGCCTGCCGGGGCTGGCGCCGCTGCCGACCCGCGCGCGGTCCCTGGGCCTGTCCGGCCCGGCGACGCTGAGCATCCGGCCCGAACGTATCGCGCTGGCCGACAGTGCGCCCGGCGCGGCGCCCGGCACCGTCGTGCTGCCGGGCACGGTGACCGGCCATGTGTTCCGCGGATCCTATCACGACTACACCGTCTCGCCCGGTCCGCAGGCACCCGCCATCTCGGTCTATGAACAGGCCCGGGGCGAGGAAACCACCCCGCGCTGGCCGGTGGGCCACCCGGTATGGGCCAGCTGGTCGGCCGGCGCCCAGAACATCTTTGCCATCGATTCCTGA
- a CDS encoding alpha-hydroxy acid oxidase — protein MAPRFPLRDVAEMRDRARQMLPRALFDYICRGTEGETALEALRQGFDRRRIVPRMASGAIAPDSLRGRSPFAIAPTALAGLVVHDGEVRMARAAARAGVPFCVATQSSTSIEDIARGAPGAELWFQLYVWRDRAETWQLLDRVRALGVTTLLVTADTPASPKKVHNQRNGFGIPLRMSPRLAVDFARHPRWLLGVAGRYLLQGGLPSYAHYPGEARAAVTRAIRDPRFALDPVVGPDLLAQLRDRWPGRLIVKGVLDAGDAARLMTLGCDGIVVSSHGGRNHDSAVTPLAMLPAIREAVGPAATVLADSGVMRGSDAAKLIGAGADGVLLGRAPLYGLAAAGEDGALAAIACLEDELLAFLAFSGLADLAALRVAHWMDDAQFFPMGYKLSYKKMKHNESAGWR, from the coding sequence ATGGCGCCCCGGTTCCCCCTGCGCGATGTGGCCGAGATGCGCGACCGGGCGCGGCAGATGCTGCCCCGGGCGCTGTTCGACTATATCTGCCGGGGGACCGAGGGCGAAACGGCGCTGGAGGCGCTGCGGCAGGGGTTCGACCGGCGGCGCATCGTGCCGCGCATGGCCAGCGGCGCCATCGCGCCCGACAGCCTGCGCGGCCGGTCGCCCTTTGCCATCGCGCCTACGGCGCTGGCCGGCCTTGTCGTCCATGACGGAGAGGTCCGCATGGCCCGTGCCGCCGCCCGCGCCGGGGTGCCGTTCTGCGTTGCCACCCAATCCTCGACGTCCATCGAGGATATTGCCCGCGGCGCGCCGGGGGCTGAATTGTGGTTCCAGCTGTATGTCTGGCGCGACCGGGCGGAAACCTGGCAGTTGCTGGACCGGGTGCGCGCGCTGGGGGTCACCACGCTGCTGGTTACCGCCGATACGCCTGCCTCGCCGAAAAAGGTGCATAACCAGCGCAACGGCTTTGGCATTCCGCTGCGGATGTCGCCCCGGCTGGCGGTGGATTTCGCGCGGCATCCGCGCTGGTTGCTGGGGGTGGCGGGGCGCTATCTGTTGCAAGGCGGGCTGCCCTCCTATGCCCACTACCCCGGAGAGGCGCGCGCCGCCGTGACCCGGGCGATCCGCGATCCGCGGTTCGCGCTGGACCCGGTTGTCGGCCCCGATCTGCTGGCACAGTTGCGCGACCGCTGGCCGGGGCGGCTGATCGTCAAGGGCGTGCTGGATGCCGGGGACGCCGCGCGGCTGATGACGCTGGGCTGCGACGGGATCGTGGTATCCTCGCACGGCGGGCGCAACCATGACAGCGCGGTCACCCCCCTTGCCATGCTGCCCGCGATCCGCGAGGCGGTGGGGCCGGCCGCCACGGTGCTGGCTGACAGCGGCGTGATGCGCGGCAGCGATGCTGCCAAGCTGATCGGGGCGGGGGCCGATGGCGTGCTGCTGGGGCGCGCGCCGCTCTACGGTCTTGCGGCGGCGGGCGAGGATGGGGCACTGGCCGCCATCGCCTGTCTGGAGGATGAACTTCTGGCCTTTCTTGCCTTTTCGGGTCTGGCGGACCTTGCCGCGCTGCGGGTGGCGCATTGGATGGATGACGCACAATTTTTTCCTATGGGATACAAATTGTCGTATAAGAAAATGAAGCACAATGAATCAGCAGGATGGAGGTAG